In Methanobrevibacter sp., one genomic interval encodes:
- the hemC gene encoding hydroxymethylbilane synthase, giving the protein MIVGTRGSQLALTQTKQVCSYLERITGETVDLKIIKTKGDKITTSQLYNIDSKGLFTKELDIALLEEEIDFAVHSFKDLPTELNEDLQITAVPKRESPNEVLISSKSWAELGPGSKLGTSSLRREAFCNHYNKDFELKPIRGNIETRIDKALNSELDATIMAEAGLKRLNLTKYIKEVFPTDYITPPAGQGALAIITRKDSDKKETIKKINDYVSIQEVLAEKMVLEELGVGCQWPIGAIARMKNKEFELYSILLTKQGEILKKQTEKGSIKNAVELGRRIGKEFQDYV; this is encoded by the coding sequence ATGATTGTTGGAACACGTGGAAGTCAATTGGCATTAACTCAAACTAAACAAGTTTGCAGTTATTTAGAAAGAATAACCGGCGAAACTGTTGATTTGAAGATTATTAAAACTAAAGGAGATAAAATCACTACTTCACAGTTATACAATATTGATTCAAAAGGATTGTTCACTAAAGAACTCGATATTGCACTTCTAGAAGAAGAAATAGACTTTGCAGTACATAGTTTTAAGGATTTGCCTACTGAACTAAATGAAGATTTGCAAATCACCGCTGTTCCAAAACGTGAATCTCCAAATGAAGTGCTAATTTCTTCAAAATCATGGGCAGAACTTGGACCTGGATCTAAGCTTGGAACAAGCAGCCTTAGAAGAGAGGCATTTTGCAATCATTACAATAAAGATTTCGAACTTAAACCTATTAGGGGAAATATCGAAACTAGAATTGATAAAGCACTTAATAGTGAATTGGATGCAACCATTATGGCCGAAGCAGGGCTTAAAAGATTGAATCTCACAAAATACATCAAAGAAGTATTTCCAACTGATTATATCACCCCGCCGGCAGGCCAGGGTGCTCTTGCAATAATTACAAGAAAAGATTCAGATAAAAAAGAAACTATTAAAAAAATAAATGATTACGTTTCCATACAGGAAGTTCTTGCCGAGAAAATGGTGCTGGAAGAACTTGGAGTTGGTTGTCAATGGCCAATCGGAGCCATTGCCCGTATGAAAAATAAAGAGTTTGAACTTTATTCAATATTATTAACTAAACAAGGAGAAATCCTTAAAAAGCAAACCGAAAAAGGTTCTATTAAAAATGCGGTTGAACTTGGAAGGCGCATTGGAAAAGAATTCCAAGATTATGTTTAA
- a CDS encoding N-6 DNA methylase: MLQRHGRSTNSTLFRSLRNRLRMAGNSKEVSYLLIFTFLYKYSSDSLKQYLLGTIEDKEITFDELYGNPDYVDAVRRDAHQMLGFFINNPNAFIDEVISTKLQDDFFINEFYSLFVDNVDFDSDSNYEKYFNFIFDNVKRESNLFELQSDSEYSLLIKDMVHTISKLDINESKMPCVEVFDLLCKSILRIDYDSDFINELLTGIVSQANHSGNVYNPFLNDGSSLIKLNNKDENAYYTLFGKCSDKLTYCCSLVKFFMSFCDLDEIFVEYGNAMEYSDVDGISFDAIISKLPPVGGWRSRYINQSQNLEFSKKSKRRQIEDILSNKLGVDENSFLENSELNFALENLVDKLDIGNDLVVEFRGEYESLIDSEYLFLLNLINTLKNNGIMAVVVSQSFLFKNSLETLRKYLTYENNYIDAIINIPEVYGRSSRPEIICIFRKNRGNDDILFIDLSKNFKTKKSPNLTRGVINRNLILDDESLKKLLDVCKNRKVIDKYSNLISISEIEDNDFNLSVSRYVDTFEGEFIQLSQLVHEKEEIDYNIEKLNKKIHKMMDDLNIDF, from the coding sequence ATGCTTCAAAGACATGGACGCTCAACAAATTCCACCCTTTTTAGAAGTCTTAGAAATAGGTTAAGAATGGCTGGAAACTCAAAGGAAGTTTCTTATCTTTTAATTTTCACATTTTTATATAAATATTCTTCAGATTCACTTAAGCAATATCTTTTAGGCACAATTGAAGATAAAGAAATTACTTTTGATGAGTTATATGGTAATCCAGATTATGTCGATGCGGTCAGACGTGATGCACATCAAATGTTAGGATTTTTCATTAATAACCCAAATGCATTTATTGACGAGGTAATCAGCACCAAACTTCAGGATGATTTTTTCATCAATGAATTTTACAGCTTATTTGTTGATAATGTGGATTTTGATTCTGATTCCAATTATGAAAAATACTTTAATTTCATATTTGATAATGTTAAAAGAGAAAGTAACCTGTTTGAACTTCAATCTGACAGCGAATACAGTTTGCTCATTAAAGATATGGTTCATACCATCTCAAAATTAGACATTAATGAATCCAAAATGCCTTGTGTTGAGGTTTTTGATTTATTGTGCAAATCAATCTTAAGAATCGATTATGATTCTGATTTTATTAATGAACTGTTAACAGGAATTGTTTCACAGGCAAATCATTCAGGAAATGTTTACAATCCGTTTTTAAACGACGGGTCTTCATTGATAAAATTGAATAATAAGGATGAAAATGCATATTATACTTTATTCGGAAAATGTAGTGATAAACTGACTTACTGCTGCAGTTTAGTTAAATTTTTCATGTCTTTTTGCGATTTGGATGAGATATTTGTCGAATATGGAAACGCCATGGAGTACAGTGATGTTGATGGAATCTCCTTTGATGCGATTATCTCAAAATTGCCTCCTGTTGGCGGATGGAGATCAAGATATATTAACCAAAGTCAGAACCTTGAATTTTCTAAAAAAAGCAAACGCAGACAAATTGAAGATATCTTAAGCAACAAGTTAGGTGTTGATGAAAATTCATTTTTAGAGAATTCAGAATTAAACTTTGCATTGGAAAACCTGGTTGATAAGTTAGATATTGGAAATGATTTGGTTGTTGAATTTAGAGGAGAATATGAATCATTAATTGACAGTGAATATCTGTTTTTGCTTAATTTGATAAATACCTTAAAAAATAACGGGATTATGGCTGTTGTTGTCTCTCAAAGTTTCTTATTTAAAAATTCACTTGAAACACTTAGAAAATATCTGACTTATGAAAATAATTACATTGATGCGATTATAAACATTCCGGAGGTTTATGGAAGGTCTTCAAGGCCTGAAATCATTTGCATTTTCAGGAAAAATCGTGGAAATGATGATATTTTATTCATAGACTTGTCAAAAAATTTCAAAACCAAAAAATCCCCTAATTTAACTCGCGGTGTAATTAATAGAAATCTTATATTGGATGATGAAAGTCTTAAAAAACTCCTTGATGTTTGTAAAAATCGTAAAGTTATAGATAAATACTCTAATCTGATTTCAATATCTGAAATTGAGGATAATGATTTCAATTTATCTGTTTCCAGATATGTTGATACTTTTGAAGGCGAATTTATTCAGTTAAGTCAGTTAGTTCATGAAAAAGAGGAAATTGATTATAATATTGAAAAACTGAATAAAAAAATTCATAAAATGATGGATGATTTAAATATTGACTTCTGA
- a CDS encoding Gfo/Idh/MocA family protein, with protein sequence MKAVNVGVIGVGAMGENHVRVYHKIEEANLVAVSDVSEKALKRIEKKYGAKGYTDYNELLENPEIEAVSVCVPTTFHYNVVMEAIKHKKHVLVEKPIAFTLKEAEEMIAAAKESGVLLATGHVERFNPAVQKAKELVDDGVIGDIVSAFAKRVGPLPPRIKDVGVSIDLAIHDLDIMNYLFEEDVTQVYGTMNSILDDCDFEDHAEIMVSFDNESTGIVEVNWLTPYKRRELELTGTAGIISVDYIKQSIEVYGKFAQDIQIKHEEPLKGELTSFLNAIVNNTEPEITGEDGLKALKMVIAANKSSKEHKPISFDELE encoded by the coding sequence TTGAAAGCTGTTAACGTAGGAGTTATTGGGGTAGGTGCAATGGGTGAAAACCATGTTCGTGTCTACCACAAAATAGAAGAAGCAAATTTAGTTGCTGTAAGTGACGTAAGTGAAAAAGCACTTAAAAGAATTGAGAAAAAATATGGTGCTAAAGGTTATACCGACTACAATGAACTACTTGAAAATCCTGAAATTGAAGCAGTAAGCGTGTGTGTTCCAACTACATTCCATTATAATGTAGTAATGGAAGCAATAAAACATAAAAAACACGTTTTGGTTGAAAAACCTATTGCCTTTACATTAAAAGAAGCAGAAGAAATGATTGCTGCTGCTAAAGAATCAGGAGTATTGCTTGCAACAGGACATGTTGAAAGATTTAACCCTGCAGTTCAAAAAGCTAAAGAACTTGTTGATGACGGAGTAATCGGAGATATCGTATCAGCATTTGCAAAAAGAGTAGGTCCCCTACCTCCAAGAATCAAAGATGTTGGAGTTTCAATCGATTTAGCTATTCACGATTTAGACATTATGAACTATTTATTCGAAGAGGATGTGACACAGGTCTACGGTACCATGAACAGCATTTTAGATGATTGCGATTTCGAAGACCATGCGGAGATTATGGTTAGTTTCGATAATGAATCAACAGGAATTGTTGAAGTGAACTGGTTAACTCCATACAAACGCAGAGAACTAGAACTTACAGGTACTGCCGGAATCATATCTGTAGATTATATTAAGCAAAGCATAGAAGTTTATGGTAAATTTGCTCAGGACATCCAAATTAAACATGAGGAACCTTTAAAAGGAGAATTGACTTCATTCTTAAACGCTATTGTCAATAACACCGAACCTGAAATAACAGGTGAAGATGGACTTAAAGCTCTTAAAATGGTTATTGCAGCGAATAAATCCTCTAAAGAACATAAACCAATCAGTTTTGATGAATTAGAATAG
- the cfbE gene encoding coenzyme F430 synthase, translated as MNNLVIDLTHGGVKIAISLAKKGKNVLAYDLYNTLNSIDAKMLSIYNVELIKLSDLGEFKGDMNVIYPIHMPLSFSDIVSNNRNLNYTFQSHHEIVRELLRGWGEDIPKVEVTGVKGKTSAVFMLKEILIDENPLILSSLGAMLFEDKRKIMLKRDISIAPANIKQTIDLAYKVANPICKIAEGLVESENLRKYNSAIFESSLGVSGIGDVGVLLNIVEDYPIAKGKSSASEAKKQVFRCDTVICQKEAYDTYYSDVDHEKVNTFSLSDETSNLYLNDVSYSLDETEMNIIFKNVRTVKNNQISGEISLNVFAPGKHNVGNVLGVILTALSLEIPEDKIIKGLENYKGISGRTNKKQIKNITVIEEINPGINTKAIEESINMIANLDEYIIAIGGDYGITCEEIDEKKVSEFLDRQNCEIILTGEVGSSIFQKMSKKCELIKDYNEVYDVALKNNKNLLFIYRSDYRKLKQR; from the coding sequence ATGAACAACCTGGTAATTGATTTAACTCACGGAGGGGTCAAAATTGCAATCAGCCTTGCTAAAAAAGGAAAAAATGTACTTGCATATGACCTTTACAACACACTAAACAGCATTGATGCTAAAATGCTTAGCATCTATAACGTTGAGTTAATAAAATTAAGCGACTTGGGGGAATTTAAAGGAGACATGAACGTAATTTACCCAATCCACATGCCATTGAGCTTTTCAGATATTGTCTCAAACAACCGAAACTTAAACTATACCTTCCAAAGCCATCATGAAATTGTCCGTGAGCTTTTAAGGGGCTGGGGAGAGGATATCCCAAAAGTTGAGGTTACAGGAGTTAAAGGAAAAACATCAGCAGTCTTTATGCTTAAAGAAATTTTAATTGATGAAAATCCTTTGATTTTATCAAGCCTTGGTGCAATGCTTTTTGAAGATAAAAGAAAAATCATGCTAAAGCGGGACATTTCAATTGCACCTGCAAACATTAAGCAAACAATTGATTTGGCATATAAGGTTGCCAATCCAATTTGCAAGATTGCTGAGGGACTTGTTGAGAGTGAAAACCTGAGAAAATATAACTCAGCCATTTTTGAATCATCACTTGGCGTAAGCGGCATTGGAGATGTAGGAGTCCTATTGAATATTGTTGAGGATTATCCGATTGCAAAAGGAAAATCCAGTGCAAGTGAAGCTAAAAAACAAGTATTCAGATGCGATACTGTAATATGTCAAAAAGAGGCTTATGATACATATTACAGTGATGTTGACCATGAAAAAGTAAATACTTTTTCCTTAAGTGATGAAACTTCAAATTTATACTTAAATGATGTCAGCTATTCATTAGATGAAACTGAAATGAACATCATATTTAAAAATGTCAGAACAGTGAAAAATAATCAGATTTCAGGCGAAATTAGCCTGAATGTATTTGCGCCGGGAAAACATAATGTAGGCAATGTGCTGGGAGTTATTCTAACTGCATTAAGTTTGGAAATTCCTGAAGATAAAATCATTAAAGGACTTGAAAATTACAAAGGAATTTCCGGAAGAACTAACAAAAAACAAATCAAAAACATCACCGTAATTGAAGAGATAAACCCCGGAATAAATACCAAAGCGATTGAAGAATCAATTAATATGATTGCTAACTTAGATGAGTACATAATAGCTATCGGTGGAGATTATGGCATCACCTGCGAAGAAATCGATGAAAAAAAGGTCAGCGAATTTTTAGACAGGCAAAATTGCGAAATTATATTAACCGGTGAAGTTGGCAGTTCCATTTTTCAAAAAATGTCTAAAAAATGCGAATTGATTAAAGATTATAATGAGGTTTATGATGTTGCACTGAAAAATAATAAAAACCTTCTTTTTATTTACAGATCAGATTACAGAAAACTCAAACAGAGATAA
- a CDS encoding restriction endonuclease subunit S, with product MQKVKLKDIAEIYSGISYRRYLDDDGVKCNVVVQRSIKSDGLLSDFEEIKLKENIKERFFSKPGDVLMKMSHPFDVVEVAQSGLIISDRIAIIRLNEDYDPVFIAHLLTNAHVKKQLHELGSIERISHVSIKEIKEIGLAAPDLETQIKYGELLNTINDKIAQDLKVVEYDRKLKEGILNKIWEGE from the coding sequence ATGCAAAAAGTAAAATTGAAGGATATTGCAGAAATCTATTCTGGCATTTCCTACAGGCGATATCTTGATGACGATGGTGTTAAATGCAATGTTGTTGTCCAAAGGTCAATTAAAAGTGACGGTCTATTATCTGACTTTGAGGAAATCAAACTAAAAGAGAATATTAAAGAAAGATTTTTCTCAAAGCCGGGGGACGTATTGATGAAAATGTCCCATCCGTTTGATGTGGTGGAAGTTGCACAGTCAGGACTGATTATAAGTGACAGAATAGCCATTATAAGACTTAATGAAGATTATGATCCTGTATTTATTGCACATCTATTAACCAATGCTCATGTTAAAAAACAACTGCATGAACTTGGGAGCATAGAAAGGATTTCCCATGTTTCAATTAAAGAAATTAAAGAAATAGGATTGGCTGCTCCTGATTTGGAAACTCAAATCAAATACGGCGAACTTTTAAACACAATCAACGATAAAATAGCTCAGGACCTGAAGGTGGTTGAGTATGACAGAAAATTAAAAGAGGGAATCTTAAATAAAATTTGGGAGGGAGAATAA
- a CDS encoding orotate phosphoribosyltransferase-like protein — protein sequence MKKKLIAKAQELRQHGFTTGEIADELNVSMDTARWLTLQKAEEKTEAPVDFAINWKSIGGNSTRLSYVSGALSDMALSHGEADTIVGIAVSGVPFATVMADFIEDMTGIDTSLAIFHPNKHRKENDNLEDEGAISTNFGTVEGKKVVIVDDVITSGKTVREVIHTVKDLGGEPTCVTVLIDKAGLSEIEGIPVESLIKISRL from the coding sequence GTGAAAAAAAAATTAATTGCAAAAGCGCAGGAATTAAGGCAACACGGATTTACCACAGGTGAAATTGCCGATGAACTTAATGTAAGTATGGATACAGCCAGATGGCTGACTCTTCAAAAAGCGGAAGAAAAAACCGAAGCGCCGGTGGACTTTGCCATTAACTGGAAAAGCATCGGTGGAAATTCAACCCGTTTAAGTTATGTTTCAGGTGCTTTAAGTGATATGGCATTATCCCATGGTGAAGCAGATACAATCGTCGGTATTGCAGTTAGCGGAGTTCCATTTGCGACAGTAATGGCTGATTTTATTGAAGACATGACTGGAATTGATACTTCATTAGCTATTTTCCACCCGAACAAACACAGAAAAGAAAATGACAACCTTGAAGATGAAGGAGCAATCAGTACTAACTTTGGAACTGTTGAAGGTAAAAAAGTTGTTATTGTAGATGATGTCATAACCAGTGGAAAAACAGTAAGGGAAGTAATTCATACAGTAAAGGATTTGGGTGGAGAACCTACATGCGTTACTGTGCTAATTGATAAAGCGGGTCTTTCTGAAATTGAAGGAATACCTGTTGAATCTTTAATCAAAATTAGTAGATTATAA
- a CDS encoding nitroreductase family protein, which produces MTLTDIMLKRRSTRTFTDEPVTKEELDEILQAALLAPTSMDRKPCNFMVVERRETLDELSKCKDHGAGLIANADKAIVVIADTMVADTWCEDSSIALTYMHLMATELNLGSCWVQVHLRSKDGENSEELVREILKIDSHYRIVGILAIGHSDNIPEPHSLEDVDKNKVHFLV; this is translated from the coding sequence ATGACATTAACAGATATCATGCTTAAAAGAAGAAGTACAAGAACATTTACAGATGAACCTGTTACAAAAGAGGAACTTGATGAAATTTTACAGGCAGCTCTTCTTGCTCCAACAAGTATGGATAGAAAACCTTGCAATTTTATGGTTGTTGAGAGAAGAGAAACTTTAGATGAACTTTCTAAATGCAAAGATCATGGTGCAGGATTGATTGCAAATGCAGACAAGGCTATTGTAGTTATTGCCGATACCATGGTTGCCGATACATGGTGTGAAGATTCATCTATTGCCCTTACTTATATGCATTTAATGGCAACAGAATTAAACCTTGGAAGTTGCTGGGTTCAGGTTCATCTAAGATCAAAGGATGGCGAGAACTCAGAAGAACTTGTACGTGAAATCTTAAAAATTGATTCACATTATAGAATTGTCGGCATTCTTGCTATTGGACATTCTGATAACATTCCTGAACCTCACAGTTTGGAGGATGTTGATAAAAATAAAGTTCACTTTTTAGTCTAA
- the mtrA gene encoding tetrahydromethanopterin S-methyltransferase subunit A — translation MVDKKEPADGWPVISGDYVVGDPESPVAVTTLASHIEADLSGAAIAGPCKTENLGIEKVIANLISNPNIRFLILSGAEVQGHITGQSIQALHDNGADPDKKKIIGATGAIPFVENIPLEGIERFQQQLEIIDLIDTEDIGTIQSKINECIEKDPGALEEDPIVMEVDEENERLVIVEDDD, via the coding sequence ATGGTAGATAAAAAAGAACCTGCAGACGGCTGGCCAGTAATCAGTGGAGATTACGTAGTCGGGGACCCTGAAAGCCCTGTTGCAGTAACAACATTGGCTTCCCACATTGAGGCTGACCTTTCTGGAGCAGCTATTGCAGGTCCGTGTAAAACAGAAAACTTAGGTATTGAGAAAGTTATTGCAAATTTAATTTCAAATCCAAACATCAGGTTCTTGATTTTATCCGGTGCTGAAGTACAGGGCCATATTACCGGTCAGAGTATACAAGCTTTGCATGATAACGGTGCAGATCCTGATAAAAAGAAAATTATTGGAGCAACAGGAGCTATTCCATTTGTTGAAAATATTCCATTGGAAGGTATTGAAAGATTCCAACAACAGTTAGAAATTATTGATTTAATCGATACTGAAGATATTGGAACAATCCAATCCAAAATCAATGAATGCATAGAAAAGGATCCAGGTGCCCTTGAAGAAGATCCTATTGTTATGGAAGTTGATGAAGAAAATGAAAGACTGGTTATTGTTGAAGACGATGATTAA